In one window of Leptospira sp. GIMC2001 DNA:
- a CDS encoding DUF4416 family protein, giving the protein MANQFPPEEKILKPPGSFFFLVVSYDLDETYFRIKEFAESQFSKSLYESVPMPKWMLPEWEKNLYQTGSSTRILSFERRINREELPSHYKECINISKKLRKKDPSLRLVPGYLSSQNVVIGSTIDDLHRIYLFHGIFAEIIYKYQKSQLVVSDTAPQFFHTRESIYFFTNLRESYEYFLKKHPSI; this is encoded by the coding sequence ATGGCAAATCAGTTTCCCCCCGAAGAAAAAATTCTAAAACCTCCTGGATCTTTTTTCTTTCTGGTTGTGTCCTATGACTTAGATGAAACGTATTTTAGAATAAAAGAATTTGCTGAATCACAGTTTTCTAAATCACTCTATGAATCAGTTCCGATGCCCAAATGGATGTTACCAGAATGGGAAAAAAATCTTTACCAGACAGGCTCATCGACTAGAATCCTCTCTTTCGAACGCAGAATCAATCGTGAAGAATTACCTTCTCACTATAAAGAATGTATCAATATTTCCAAGAAACTTCGAAAAAAAGATCCGTCTTTAAGACTAGTTCCAGGTTATCTTTCTAGCCAGAATGTTGTAATTGGAAGTACTATTGATGATCTACATAGGATCTATCTTTTTCATGGAATTTTTGCTGAGATTATTTATAAATATCAGAAATCCCAATTGGTAGTTTCTGATACTGCACCTCAGTTCTTTCACACGAGAGAATCTATTTATTTTTTTACAAATCTTAGAGAATCTTATGAATATTTTCTAAAGAAGCATCCATCGATTTAA
- a CDS encoding TldD/PmbA family protein gives MTIEELESKKQQILERISSAIDQAKKEGIAQSEIFTGYANGASVTIEKNDIQTYETYEETVYGVRVIENGSEGFVTTNDAKDLIGSIREAKALALAQGTPDPDLELAQAPAEISPPINHLDPSLSGYDPDSVLEIAKKILSIREAQFPKVSLDSADASFSYSLKAMASSKGVLRSEASSSLSASFMGMAIDGDDISSFDSESAFGRTPDDFLKNFDEKYFKFLHSCMSGLGARTISGFKGNVYLPPDSIFSFLIGGFLSSLSATAVRKKKSKMIDRMNQLVMSPKLSIVSRPTDLSLESATSFDRDGQNTRDIDIVTNGVLRTFFYNHYEAKKAGLESSNGCATGGSGGTPGCGPPSLQVEPGPDSLKSMLNAKDKTIWVNRFSGTSSAASGDFSGVVKGGFLLENGEKIPVKEVQVAGNMYEILEKKIAAVSLERELLGKSTWAPSILIEGMTITGTE, from the coding sequence TTGACCATCGAAGAACTCGAATCCAAAAAGCAACAGATTCTAGAAAGAATCTCCTCTGCCATTGACCAAGCAAAAAAAGAAGGCATTGCCCAATCCGAGATTTTCACAGGTTATGCGAATGGTGCATCGGTTACTATAGAGAAAAACGATATCCAAACTTATGAGACCTATGAAGAAACAGTTTATGGAGTTCGTGTTATTGAAAATGGTAGCGAAGGTTTTGTCACAACCAACGACGCCAAAGATCTCATCGGATCGATTCGAGAAGCGAAAGCATTGGCATTGGCACAAGGAACTCCTGATCCAGATCTAGAACTTGCACAAGCACCAGCGGAAATTTCACCGCCAATCAATCATCTGGATCCAAGTCTTTCAGGCTACGATCCTGATTCTGTATTAGAGATTGCAAAAAAAATTCTCTCAATTCGAGAAGCACAGTTCCCAAAAGTCAGTTTGGATTCAGCCGATGCTTCCTTTTCTTATTCGCTCAAAGCAATGGCTTCATCGAAAGGAGTTCTTCGATCCGAAGCCTCGTCTAGTCTCTCTGCTTCTTTTATGGGAATGGCAATAGACGGAGATGATATAAGTAGCTTTGATTCTGAATCAGCATTTGGAAGAACACCCGATGACTTTCTTAAGAACTTCGACGAGAAGTATTTTAAGTTTTTGCATTCATGTATGAGCGGACTTGGAGCACGAACCATTTCTGGATTCAAAGGAAATGTATACCTTCCACCCGATTCTATTTTTTCATTTCTCATTGGTGGGTTTCTTTCGAGTCTATCAGCAACTGCCGTTCGTAAGAAAAAAAGTAAGATGATAGATCGAATGAATCAACTGGTGATGTCGCCAAAACTATCGATTGTTTCGAGACCAACAGACCTTAGTTTAGAATCAGCAACTTCTTTTGATCGAGATGGACAAAACACAAGAGACATCGACATTGTTACGAATGGTGTGCTTAGAACTTTTTTCTATAACCACTATGAAGCCAAAAAAGCTGGCCTGGAATCATCAAACGGTTGTGCGACGGGAGGATCCGGAGGAACTCCAGGATGTGGACCCCCTTCCCTCCAAGTGGAACCAGGACCTGACTCACTAAAGTCCATGCTCAACGCAAAAGATAAAACGATCTGGGTGAATCGGTTTTCTGGAACTTCTAGTGCAGCCTCAGGAGATTTTTCTGGAGTTGTCAAAGGTGGATTCTTATTAGAAAATGGAGAAAAAATTCCTGTTAAAGAAGTTCAAGTGGCTGGAAATATGTATGAGATTCTAGAAAAGAAAATTGCCGCAGTATCTTTGGAGAGAGAATTACTTGGAAAATCCACTTGGGCTCCATCGATTCTCATTGAAGGAATGACTATAACTGGTACTGAGTAA
- a CDS encoding TldD/PmbA family protein, producing the protein MKDLLRDCIKDQDGFVELRWHKKETKGFYAEKGRVESTSIKKRSGVGVRVLMNGTWGFAFTSDPDKSSIQKAITNAQKSAKQSSTFRKDKIQGLASGNFAVGDFPGKGIAELANMSIEEKVALVFETQKNAEGKSSLLQSIGVGYSEIFEEKSIVTTDGVDVSFSLVRPEFRVSAVASKDGEMQVGAESTGVTGGWDCLFRDRKPELFTEAACKTAIDLLSSGFSEGGNATVILSPSIVGLLVHEAIGHTVEADFVLSGSVAKGKIGQRVASDLVTLSDSGHSEFYDGAGGTLPVDDEGILTQNTTIIENGILKSYLHNRETASLFGVAPTGSARAWEYSDQPLIRMRNTYLHPGESSLDEMIANTKDGYYLEGAKNGQADSTGEFMFAAQKAYRIENGKITKLLKGVTVSGLAFEVLNDVDMVSKEFKWDLGSGYCGKGQPAKVDAGGPYVRTKALLGGVKT; encoded by the coding sequence ATGAAAGATTTATTACGCGATTGTATAAAAGACCAAGACGGATTTGTAGAACTCAGATGGCATAAAAAGGAGACCAAAGGTTTCTATGCAGAAAAAGGTCGTGTGGAAAGCACTTCCATAAAAAAAAGATCTGGAGTGGGCGTTCGAGTTTTAATGAACGGAACTTGGGGATTTGCTTTTACAAGTGATCCAGATAAATCAAGCATTCAAAAGGCAATCACCAATGCTCAGAAAAGTGCAAAACAATCATCAACATTTCGAAAAGATAAAATCCAAGGTTTAGCATCAGGTAATTTTGCTGTGGGTGATTTCCCAGGCAAAGGAATTGCAGAACTTGCGAATATGAGTATCGAAGAAAAGGTCGCCTTGGTTTTTGAAACTCAGAAAAATGCAGAAGGTAAATCTTCGCTTCTACAATCCATCGGTGTTGGTTATTCCGAAATTTTCGAAGAGAAATCTATCGTAACAACAGATGGAGTGGATGTTTCTTTTTCCTTGGTTCGTCCTGAATTTCGTGTGAGTGCAGTAGCTTCCAAAGACGGAGAAATGCAAGTGGGTGCTGAATCAACTGGAGTTACCGGTGGTTGGGACTGCCTATTCCGAGATCGTAAGCCGGAACTTTTCACAGAAGCCGCATGCAAGACAGCAATTGATTTACTAAGCTCAGGATTTAGCGAAGGAGGCAATGCTACGGTGATTCTTTCGCCTTCTATCGTTGGTCTCCTAGTTCATGAGGCAATAGGCCATACTGTAGAAGCAGACTTTGTATTATCCGGTTCTGTTGCTAAAGGTAAAATTGGGCAACGAGTTGCCTCCGACTTGGTTACATTATCAGACAGTGGTCATTCAGAATTTTACGATGGCGCAGGAGGAACATTGCCTGTAGATGATGAAGGAATTTTGACCCAAAACACAACCATCATTGAAAATGGTATTCTAAAATCCTATTTGCACAATCGGGAGACTGCATCCTTATTCGGAGTTGCCCCTACTGGTTCTGCAAGGGCATGGGAATATTCCGATCAACCGTTGATTCGTATGCGCAATACATATTTGCACCCAGGGGAATCCAGCTTGGATGAAATGATAGCCAATACAAAAGACGGATACTATCTAGAGGGGGCAAAGAATGGGCAAGCGGATTCAACGGGCGAATTTATGTTTGCTGCCCAGAAAGCATACCGAATCGAAAACGGAAAAATAACTAAATTATTAAAAGGTGTGACAGTATCTGGCCTTGCTTTTGAAGTCCTCAACGATGTTGATATGGTATCCAAAGAATTCAAATGGGATCTTGGCTCGGGCTATTGTGGCAAAGGGCAACCAGCTAAGGTTGATGCCGGTGGTCCATATGTGAGAACTAAGGCATTGCTCGGGGGCGTGAAAACTTGA
- a CDS encoding YheT family hydrolase yields MDSFRPRKFLGGRHVQTIYNAFFPPQNNLRSKYLCEDIYLPLGDGDVLVLEHNPPLEWTGKFNKPFNGYYILLIHGMEGSSESHYMISTAKNALERGYGVVRMNMRNCGKGFGFSKKPYSAGHTSDVESVLRFMKNNFSQNLVVSGFSLSANLILKYFGETRDHIARYFSAVSPPLDLKKTCEFIDSPSGKFYRKYFLDTLHEKVRSGIFGLEREFAERASKCKTFFDFDDFVTAPLCGYKGVLDYYAKCSSINFIPKIRHKGIVIHAEDDPVVPSKVWHEVAWHRIQNIQTVFTKKGGHVGFLAEESSQVPEGRWLSGILLDFFDTQINERLA; encoded by the coding sequence ATGGATTCGTTTCGACCGCGCAAGTTTTTGGGAGGAAGGCATGTTCAGACTATTTACAATGCCTTCTTTCCCCCCCAGAACAATCTTAGAAGCAAATACCTTTGCGAGGACATCTACCTACCGTTAGGCGATGGAGATGTCCTTGTTCTAGAACACAATCCTCCTTTAGAATGGACTGGTAAGTTCAATAAGCCATTTAACGGATATTATATTCTATTGATTCATGGAATGGAAGGAAGCTCTGAGAGCCATTATATGATATCTACTGCCAAAAACGCACTTGAGCGAGGCTACGGCGTGGTTCGAATGAACATGAGAAATTGTGGAAAAGGTTTTGGATTTTCCAAAAAACCCTATAGTGCAGGACATACTTCCGATGTTGAATCTGTTCTTCGATTTATGAAAAATAATTTTTCACAAAATCTCGTAGTGTCTGGCTTTTCACTTTCTGCGAATCTGATACTTAAATATTTCGGAGAAACTCGAGATCATATTGCCCGGTATTTCTCTGCTGTCTCTCCACCTCTTGATCTAAAAAAAACATGTGAATTTATAGATTCTCCATCAGGTAAATTTTACCGAAAATATTTTTTGGATACTCTGCATGAGAAAGTGAGATCGGGAATTTTTGGACTTGAACGTGAGTTTGCAGAACGTGCATCTAAGTGCAAAACATTTTTTGATTTCGATGATTTTGTGACTGCCCCTCTTTGTGGATACAAAGGTGTGTTAGACTACTATGCTAAATGTTCCAGCATCAATTTTATTCCAAAAATTCGACACAAAGGAATTGTGATCCATGCTGAAGATGATCCAGTTGTTCCATCCAAAGTATGGCACGAAGTTGCTTGGCATCGCATTCAAAATATTCAAACAGTTTTTACAAAAAAAGGTGGGCATGTGGGATTCTTGGCAGAAGAGTCTTCGCAAGTTCCGGAAGGTCGTTGGCTCAGTGGGATACTACTCGATTTCTTCGATACTCAAATAAATGAGAGGTTAGCATGA
- a CDS encoding ClpP family protease: MHDEDDNSIKEVISSMMSDKNIQKKFLEKRKIFLWGAVMDDSAKDIVNKLLYLEMENPGKPITFYINSPGGVITSGMCIYDTMHMISSPVITVCMGMAASMGSLLLAAGEKGQRYIWPSGKVMIHQPSIGGQIVAPATDIQIHAEDILKTKEKLNHILADACGKTYEQMVEDTDRDYYMDADQAIAYGIVDLKADKIDVV; the protein is encoded by the coding sequence ATGCACGATGAAGATGATAATAGTATAAAAGAAGTTATCAGCAGTATGATGTCTGACAAGAACATCCAAAAGAAGTTTCTCGAGAAAAGAAAGATTTTTTTATGGGGAGCTGTAATGGATGACTCCGCAAAAGATATAGTAAACAAATTACTCTATCTTGAGATGGAGAATCCAGGAAAGCCAATTACATTTTATATCAATAGTCCAGGTGGTGTGATTACTTCGGGTATGTGTATCTATGACACGATGCATATGATTTCGTCTCCCGTTATAACCGTATGTATGGGAATGGCTGCTTCAATGGGATCATTGTTACTTGCCGCTGGCGAGAAAGGACAGAGATATATCTGGCCAAGTGGAAAAGTTATGATTCACCAACCTTCTATAGGCGGTCAAATTGTTGCTCCCGCTACAGATATACAAATCCATGCGGAAGATATTCTTAAAACCAAAGAAAAACTCAATCATATCCTGGCTGATGCTTGCGGTAAGACTTACGAGCAAATGGTAGAAGACACGGATCGTGATTATTATATGGATGCGGATCAAGCAATTGCTTATGGGATTGTTGATCTAAAAGCTGATAAGATCGACGTCGTCTGA
- the eno gene encoding phosphopyruvate hydratase: MIKIKEILGREILDSRGNPTVEVDVILSNGTLGRACVPSGASTGEHEAVELRDGDKNRYLGKGVLKAVENVNKKISKLLEGRDPRDQAAIDQAMIDEDGSENKKNLGANAILGVSLACAKASAIHAGLPLFRYIGGTFGKELPVPMMNIINGGAHADNTIDFQEFMIVPVGAPTFREALRMGAETFHALKTVLKNKKLNTAVGDEGGFAPNLNSNPEAIDAILEAVEKAGYKPGKDIMIGLDAAASEFYDKSKKKYVLAAEGNAEFTSAEMVDYYDKLISKYPIITIEDGLDENDWDGWKLLSQKLNSKIQTVGDDLLVTNIKKLSEAIKKGIANSILIKVNQIGTLTETLAAIDMAKKAKYTSVVSHRSGETEDTAISHIAVAMNCGQIKTGSLSRTDRIAKYNELLRIEEILGKEAIYRGREAFYNLN; this comes from the coding sequence GTGATAAAAATAAAAGAAATTTTGGGTCGAGAAATTCTTGACTCACGTGGAAATCCTACAGTTGAAGTGGATGTTATATTGAGCAATGGAACTCTAGGTAGAGCCTGTGTTCCGAGCGGTGCTTCCACAGGAGAACATGAAGCAGTTGAGCTAAGAGATGGTGATAAAAATCGCTACTTAGGAAAAGGAGTTCTCAAAGCTGTAGAAAATGTCAATAAAAAGATCTCCAAACTTTTAGAAGGACGGGATCCTCGCGATCAAGCGGCGATCGACCAAGCTATGATTGACGAAGATGGTTCTGAGAATAAAAAAAATCTAGGAGCAAATGCCATTCTTGGAGTCTCACTTGCTTGTGCTAAGGCGAGTGCAATTCATGCAGGGCTTCCCCTATTCCGCTATATTGGTGGAACTTTTGGTAAAGAACTTCCAGTTCCAATGATGAACATCATCAATGGTGGAGCTCATGCAGATAACACAATAGACTTCCAGGAATTTATGATAGTTCCGGTTGGCGCACCGACTTTTCGGGAAGCTCTCAGAATGGGTGCTGAAACTTTTCATGCTCTCAAAACCGTTTTGAAAAATAAAAAATTGAATACTGCAGTGGGAGACGAAGGTGGTTTTGCTCCAAACTTAAATTCTAATCCAGAAGCTATTGATGCAATTCTAGAAGCAGTTGAAAAGGCGGGGTATAAACCAGGCAAAGACATCATGATCGGTTTAGATGCGGCAGCTTCTGAATTCTATGATAAATCTAAGAAAAAATATGTCCTTGCAGCTGAAGGAAATGCAGAATTCACATCAGCGGAAATGGTAGATTATTATGATAAACTGATATCCAAATATCCCATAATCACAATTGAGGATGGATTGGATGAGAACGACTGGGACGGATGGAAATTGTTAAGCCAAAAGCTAAACTCCAAAATCCAAACTGTTGGGGATGATTTACTTGTAACGAATATTAAGAAACTCTCAGAAGCAATCAAGAAAGGAATAGCAAATTCCATTCTAATTAAAGTAAACCAAATTGGAACTTTGACTGAGACACTTGCTGCAATCGATATGGCGAAAAAAGCAAAATACACATCCGTAGTAAGTCATAGATCCGGCGAAACAGAAGACACAGCAATTTCGCATATCGCAGTTGCTATGAATTGTGGCCAGATCAAAACAGGCTCCCTTTCGCGGACAGATCGTATTGCAAAATACAATGAGCTTCTACGAATTGAGGAAATCTTGGGTAAAGAGGCGATTTATAGAGGCAGAGAGGCTTTTTACAACCTCAATTAA
- the lepA gene encoding translation elongation factor 4: protein MEDRQAFIRNFSIIAHVDHGKSTLADRLLEIGLVTNNRTKKDQILDSMDIERERGITIKANNASFDYTAKDGHTYHLNLIDTPGHVDFNYEVSRSLLACEGVLLIVDASQGVEAQTLANLYLAMELDLKIIPVMNKIDLPSADIEKTKELIEDALGLDPEEAIAISAKTGLNVQDVLEAITKLIPAPKGSKEKPLKALVYDSFFDNYMGVVAKLRVFDGKLKKGDNILLMNADKDFTVTEVGINRLGLLPTTHLEAGDVGYVVAGIKKVADAKTGDTVTLKNNQADRPVQGFKDAKPMVFAGLFPINGEDFDTLVDAIEKLKLNDSAIIFERENSLALGFGFRVGYLGLLHMEIVQERLEREFNLDLITTAPSVKYRITDVRDSVLEIDNPSKFPDTQFIAKSEEPFVKATIITPEEYVGNIMSLVMDKRGVHMDTMYLSKEKIQLTYELPLAELIFEFYDKLKSNTKGYASLDYEEIGYRESKLVKMEILVNGEPVDALSTIVHKSKAEERGRSIIEKLKDIIPRHQFMIPIQAAVGAKVLARESISALRKNVTAKCYGGDISRKKKLLEKQKEGKKRMKQIGSVEIPQEAFLAVLKTSD, encoded by the coding sequence TTGGAAGACAGACAGGCATTCATTCGTAATTTTTCCATCATTGCACATGTCGACCACGGTAAGTCAACCTTGGCAGATCGACTTTTGGAAATTGGACTTGTAACAAACAATCGAACTAAAAAAGACCAAATTCTCGATTCGATGGACATTGAAAGAGAACGTGGAATCACAATAAAAGCAAACAATGCTTCTTTTGATTATACAGCAAAAGACGGACATACATATCACCTGAATCTAATTGATACCCCAGGACACGTTGACTTCAACTATGAAGTATCGCGCTCACTTCTTGCTTGCGAGGGCGTATTGCTCATAGTTGATGCAAGCCAAGGAGTTGAGGCGCAAACTCTAGCAAATCTCTATCTTGCCATGGAGTTAGATCTTAAAATCATTCCAGTGATGAATAAAATTGATCTTCCTTCAGCAGATATTGAGAAAACGAAAGAACTCATTGAAGATGCACTAGGTCTTGATCCAGAAGAGGCGATAGCTATTTCCGCAAAAACTGGTCTGAATGTACAAGATGTTTTGGAAGCGATTACCAAATTGATTCCAGCACCTAAAGGCTCAAAAGAAAAACCGCTGAAAGCGTTAGTTTATGATTCCTTCTTTGATAATTATATGGGTGTGGTCGCCAAACTAAGAGTATTTGATGGAAAACTCAAAAAAGGTGACAATATTCTCCTGATGAATGCAGATAAAGACTTCACTGTTACAGAAGTTGGAATCAATCGATTGGGACTTCTTCCTACAACTCACTTGGAAGCAGGAGATGTAGGTTATGTTGTTGCAGGTATCAAGAAAGTTGCAGATGCAAAAACGGGAGATACGGTTACTCTCAAGAATAACCAAGCTGATAGGCCTGTGCAAGGATTCAAAGATGCAAAGCCAATGGTTTTTGCTGGACTCTTTCCTATAAATGGAGAAGATTTTGATACCTTAGTTGATGCTATAGAGAAACTCAAATTGAATGACTCGGCAATTATATTCGAAAGAGAAAATTCTCTTGCTCTCGGATTTGGATTTCGCGTGGGATATCTTGGACTTTTGCATATGGAAATTGTGCAAGAAAGACTCGAAAGAGAATTCAATCTCGATCTTATCACTACAGCACCTTCGGTAAAGTATCGAATCACGGATGTGCGAGATAGCGTTCTAGAAATTGACAATCCTTCCAAATTTCCTGATACTCAATTTATAGCCAAAAGTGAAGAACCTTTTGTTAAGGCAACAATCATCACACCAGAAGAATATGTCGGAAATATCATGTCTCTTGTTATGGATAAACGCGGTGTTCATATGGACACGATGTATCTATCCAAAGAAAAAATTCAGCTTACTTACGAATTACCTTTGGCAGAGTTGATTTTTGAATTTTATGATAAACTAAAGTCCAATACAAAAGGATATGCCTCTCTTGATTATGAAGAGATAGGATATCGAGAATCCAAATTGGTCAAAATGGAAATCCTTGTAAATGGGGAACCGGTTGATGCGCTATCGACAATTGTTCATAAATCGAAAGCTGAAGAACGTGGACGATCCATTATTGAAAAACTCAAAGATATCATTCCAAGACATCAATTTATGATTCCGATCCAAGCTGCAGTTGGCGCAAAGGTTCTTGCTCGCGAAAGTATATCAGCACTTAGAAAAAACGTAACCGCTAAATGTTATGGCGGAGATATTTCTCGTAAGAAAAAACTTTTAGAAAAGCAAAAAGAAGGAAAGAAGAGAATGAAACAAATTGGTTCTGTTGAAATTCCACAAGAAGCTTTCCTTGCAGTCCTAAAAACCAGTGATTGA
- a CDS encoding glycosyltransferase family 2 protein has translation MKTQPDNSFSLSSSVIIPSFNRAHRLERCLQSVLKQTVLPTEIIIVNDGSTDDSRKFLDKLEIDIQTNSRFRSLSIKIFHTSNNGVSAARNLGIAKSSCEWIFFLDSDDEWLDEKIAIQLNFHKTYPNFKISQTQEKWIRREVFVNPRFKHKKVSGWIFAHSLELCSITPSSACIHRNVFEEVGGFDSNLLSCEDYDLWLAIASMYEVALIDQELLIRYGGELDQLSAKYKAMDRFRIYALLKRLPDFTSDQQLMALEILKTKLGILIEGRKKRNKDSNILMEILSNLNNKIQEDKNLKGSHIPIHWKKFLLNDENWE, from the coding sequence ATGAAAACGCAGCCCGATAATTCATTTTCACTTTCGTCTTCTGTGATCATTCCCAGTTTCAATCGGGCACATAGATTGGAGCGATGTCTACAATCAGTATTGAAGCAAACTGTCCTACCAACCGAAATCATCATAGTAAACGATGGATCAACAGACGACTCAAGAAAATTTCTTGATAAATTAGAAATTGACATCCAAACAAATTCTCGATTTAGAAGTCTGAGCATCAAAATTTTTCATACATCCAATAATGGAGTCTCAGCTGCAAGAAATCTGGGAATAGCTAAGAGTTCTTGTGAATGGATATTTTTTCTCGATTCTGATGATGAATGGTTAGATGAGAAAATCGCAATTCAATTGAATTTTCACAAAACCTATCCTAATTTCAAAATTTCCCAAACCCAAGAAAAGTGGATTCGTCGAGAAGTTTTTGTAAATCCAAGATTCAAACATAAGAAAGTGTCTGGTTGGATATTTGCACATTCTTTAGAACTTTGTAGCATAACACCTTCATCCGCTTGTATCCATAGAAATGTTTTTGAAGAGGTCGGTGGTTTTGATTCAAATTTACTTTCGTGTGAAGACTACGATCTCTGGCTCGCTATAGCTAGTATGTATGAAGTTGCTCTAATCGACCAAGAACTATTGATTCGCTATGGCGGAGAGCTGGATCAACTCTCAGCAAAATACAAGGCGATGGATCGATTTCGAATCTACGCATTATTGAAAAGATTACCTGATTTTACTTCGGATCAGCAACTAATGGCTTTAGAAATCTTAAAGACAAAATTGGGAATTCTCATAGAAGGGCGCAAAAAAAGAAATAAAGATTCGAATATTCTAATGGAAATTCTTTCGAATTTAAATAATAAAATCCAAGAAGATAAAAATCTAAAAGGAAGCCATATTCCCATTCATTGGAAAAAATTTCTGCTAAATGATGAAAACTGGGAATAA
- a CDS encoding succinate dehydrogenase/fumarate reductase iron-sulfur subunit, protein MKLTLKVWRQKSKDAKGEIKEYKAENVSEHMSFLEMLDVVNEDLSKKGEDPIAFDHDCREGICGSCNLMINGLAHGGYKGTTTCQLHMRTFKDGDTIFIEPWKAKAFPVIKDLVVDRSAFDRIIQSGGFVGVNTGGSPDANALPIPKEDADKAMDAATCIGCGACVASCKNASAMLFVSAKVSHLAYLPQGQVERESRVKKMIAAMDEEGFGNCTNQYECQAVCPKEISVQNITRLNREYLLS, encoded by the coding sequence ATGAAACTTACATTGAAAGTTTGGCGTCAAAAATCCAAAGATGCCAAAGGTGAGATCAAAGAATACAAAGCAGAAAACGTAAGTGAGCATATGTCCTTTTTGGAAATGTTGGATGTTGTAAACGAAGATCTCAGCAAAAAAGGGGAAGATCCTATTGCCTTCGATCATGATTGTCGCGAAGGAATTTGCGGATCTTGCAACCTGATGATCAATGGACTAGCGCATGGCGGATACAAAGGCACAACTACTTGCCAATTGCATATGCGAACTTTCAAAGACGGAGACACGATTTTTATTGAACCATGGAAAGCAAAAGCCTTCCCTGTTATAAAAGATCTAGTGGTGGATCGTTCTGCCTTTGATCGAATCATTCAAAGTGGTGGATTTGTTGGAGTAAACACGGGTGGATCTCCTGATGCGAATGCCCTTCCTATTCCAAAAGAAGATGCAGACAAAGCGATGGACGCAGCAACATGTATTGGATGTGGTGCTTGTGTTGCTTCTTGTAAGAATGCTTCTGCGATGCTATTTGTTTCGGCAAAAGTTTCTCATCTAGCTTATTTACCGCAAGGTCAAGTGGAACGTGAATCTCGAGTTAAGAAGATGATTGCGGCTATGGACGAGGAAGGATTTGGAAATTGTACGAATCAATACGAGTGCCAAGCTGTTTGTCCTAAGGAAATTAGCGTTCAAAACATCACAAGGCTGAATCGAGAGTATCTGCTCTCTTAG